Sequence from the Mesorhizobium sp. PAMC28654 genome:
GGGTCGCGTCACCATCGGCGACAATGTCGACGACGCCTATGCGCTGGCAAGCCTGGTCATCGGCCTCAAGGACTGGACAGGGATGACCGACCAGCAATTCAAGGACGCGTCCGATTTCCTGCGCCAGGTGCACAAGAACATCCGCCTCTACTGGACCGACTCGACCGATATCGACCAGGCCTTTTCCGGCAATGAGGTCGATCTTGCGTGGGGCTGGGGCCAGACGCTGATCGCCATGACCCAGCAGGGCGTTCCCATCGCCATGAACCGCGACACCAAGGAGGGGATGTCGACCTGGGTGTGCGGCTACGTGCTGATGAAGGACGCACCCGGCAAGCTCGACCAGGCCTATGATTTCCTGAACGCCGTCAATGCTCCGGACGTGTCGAAATACATGGTCACGGCATTCGGCTATGGGCATGGCAATGGCGCCGGCATGGCTGCTATCGACCAGAAGGTGCTGGCCGATCGGGGCTATGACGACCTCGGCAAGTTCCTCGACAAGACCCTGTTCCAGCAGCCGGTGGCGCCGGAGTTGAAGAAGCGCATGATCGATGAGTTCGAGAAGATCAAGGCCGGCTATTGAGCAAGCAGCGAGCGGATGTCGTCATTGTCGGCGCGGGCTTCACCGGGCTGTCGGCGGCGCATGAATTGAAGAAGGCCGGCGTCGATTTTGTCCTGCTCGAGGCGCGTGATCGCGTCGGTGGGCGGGTCGAGGCCAAGCAGAATGGTCTTGGCGAACGTGTCGACAGCGGCGGGCAATTCCTGTGCCAGGATATGCCGGAATTGATGGCGTTGGTGGGCGCGCGCGGCAGGACGCTGGTCGAGACCTATGT
This genomic interval carries:
- a CDS encoding extracellular solute-binding protein: MNSMFRRLVLAAACTIGAGAVLAFAEGGGDLVVFDWSGYEDPLLHAAYTAKNGAEPTFAFFGDEDEAFEKMRAGFKADIAHPCSQSVSKWRDAGMLQPLDTSRISGWKDLNPGIMAMKNLATTDDGKTWFMPFDWGNTALLYRTDNVTPQEAQSLRIFADPKFKGRVTIGDNVDDAYALASLVIGLKDWTGMTDQQFKDASDFLRQVHKNIRLYWTDSTDIDQAFSGNEVDLAWGWGQTLIAMTQQGVPIAMNRDTKEGMSTWVCGYVLMKDAPGKLDQAYDFLNAVNAPDVSKYMVTAFGYGHGNGAGMAAIDQKVLADRGYDDLGKFLDKTLFQQPVAPELKKRMIDEFEKIKAGY